A single genomic interval of Nostoc commune NIES-4072 harbors:
- the rppA gene encoding two-component system response regulator RppA, with protein MRILLVEDDPEQIEPLHDALARSGHIVDAVEDGATAQWLMGEKDYDLLIFDWMLPDEDGIFLCKQYRQAGKASPILMLTAKDTTVDKVMGLDAGADDYLVKPVDIEELLARVRALRRRSPLWCGDALQVKGLSLHLDTMRLEWGSSSLKLKSRDFQLLEYMMRHPRQILTHDQIEQALWEWGQEPESNAVVARIKRLRQRLREIGVETWIETVYGTGYRLEPPAG; from the coding sequence ATGCGGATTTTGCTAGTAGAAGACGATCCAGAGCAAATTGAACCGCTCCATGATGCCTTGGCTCGTTCAGGGCATATTGTGGATGCCGTCGAAGATGGGGCAACAGCCCAATGGTTGATGGGTGAAAAAGATTACGATTTGCTGATTTTTGACTGGATGTTGCCCGATGAAGATGGTATTTTTCTGTGCAAACAGTATCGTCAAGCAGGAAAAGCGTCTCCTATCTTGATGTTGACGGCAAAAGATACCACTGTCGATAAAGTGATGGGGTTAGATGCCGGAGCCGATGATTACCTTGTCAAACCTGTAGATATTGAAGAATTACTGGCACGGGTGCGGGCATTACGACGGCGATCGCCCCTGTGGTGTGGTGATGCGTTGCAAGTCAAAGGGCTATCGCTCCATCTCGACACCATGCGCCTGGAATGGGGAAGTAGTAGCCTGAAACTGAAAAGCCGCGACTTTCAGCTACTAGAGTACATGATGCGGCATCCTCGCCAAATTCTCACCCACGATCAGATTGAACAGGCGCTCTGGGAATGGGGACAAGAACCTGAGAGTAATGCCGTAGTTGCTCGCATCAAACGCTTGCGTCAACGACTGCGCGAGATTGGTGTAGAAACTTGGATTGAAACCGTTTATGGCACTGGCTATCGTTTAGAACCTCCTGCGGGGTAA
- a CDS encoding CRR6 family NdhI maturation factor: MAAESKTIAIALNNDFINNLDLSPASTVIEQLLQDGAASHEQQLRFDINYELEPGDPRELSEVPEVRLWFIRLDAKYPWLPFLLDWKAGEFARYSAMLVPHQFSSKEGIQYNPEALEIFLMHKIFILGDWLKQQNIPSLSRLKSMAQMLGYELEDAFFEIF; the protein is encoded by the coding sequence GTGGCTGCTGAATCAAAGACAATTGCAATCGCACTCAATAATGACTTCATTAATAATCTGGATCTGTCGCCTGCGTCAACGGTGATTGAACAACTGCTGCAAGATGGGGCCGCATCCCATGAACAGCAGCTACGCTTTGATATCAATTATGAACTAGAACCTGGCGATCCACGGGAACTCTCAGAAGTTCCAGAGGTGCGGCTGTGGTTTATACGCCTAGATGCCAAATACCCGTGGTTACCATTTTTACTAGATTGGAAAGCTGGAGAATTTGCTCGTTATAGCGCCATGCTTGTACCACACCAGTTCAGTTCCAAAGAAGGTATTCAGTACAATCCTGAAGCCTTAGAAATATTTTTGATGCACAAAATCTTTATTTTAGGTGATTGGCTCAAACAACAAAATATCCCTAGCCTCTCACGCCTGAAGTCTATGGCCCAAATGTTGGGTTATGAATTAGAGGATGCTTTTTTTGAGATATTTTAG
- a CDS encoding peroxidase family protein gives MRTHLPSKTTPSHGGVRGADFNPRSPQFEGRFGRIFRSLPPASWSEEALQKLAGDGQEENRMSADPEKDDRNLPTAPNEDVDENGKPRESRLHDDEENSGIDAGYTYFGQFIDHDITFDPASSLQQRNDVNALVDFRTPALDLDSVYGSGPDDQPYMYTGNGRKFQLGRDLFEGLGGKAIGKDLPRHSWTDDDGEHHRALIGDKRNDENVIVSQLHGIFLQFHNRLADDHSNWSFAEIQRHVRWHYQYVVLHDFLPKITCSDVYKNILPHLSNNGSIFDYPPRLHFYKPHNDAFMPVEFAVAAYRFGHSMVRPIYRLNTKLTGGNNPDTTDPNEKARGIDGRQFIFAGLKERGLNGFDQFPKEWGIDWNLFFDLTQNKDSRKNKNRTQPAYKIDSSLVNPLAFLPEFSQINKQPPLDNISKLQPQPQLDRQNKPMINNLAFRNLLRGMSMGLPSGQDVARAMSYQPLREEDMRVGKATNADEFNKLPILRDIHSDFIGKAPLWYYILAEAAHDWQIKGGKTETPVSLGKVGSRIVLETFVGLLLQDSHSFLRQAPTWTPQIGKKDKFDMPDLIKYALKL, from the coding sequence ATGCGTACTCACTTACCAAGCAAAACCACTCCTTCACACGGCGGAGTTCGTGGGGCAGACTTTAATCCTCGTTCTCCACAATTTGAGGGACGCTTTGGGCGAATTTTCCGCAGCTTACCCCCAGCCAGTTGGTCTGAAGAAGCTCTACAAAAGCTAGCTGGCGATGGTCAAGAAGAAAATCGAATGTCAGCAGACCCAGAAAAAGACGATCGCAATTTACCCACAGCTCCTAATGAAGACGTTGACGAAAATGGCAAACCCCGTGAAAGTCGTCTTCACGATGATGAAGAAAACAGTGGTATTGATGCAGGGTACACCTACTTCGGTCAGTTTATCGACCACGATATTACCTTCGATCCTGCCAGCAGCTTACAGCAACGTAACGATGTCAATGCCTTAGTAGATTTTAGAACCCCAGCTCTAGACCTAGACTCTGTTTATGGCAGTGGCCCTGACGACCAACCTTATATGTATACGGGAAATGGTCGAAAATTTCAGTTGGGACGCGATTTGTTTGAAGGTTTAGGCGGCAAGGCTATTGGCAAGGATTTACCACGTCATAGCTGGACTGATGATGATGGTGAACATCACCGCGCCCTCATTGGCGACAAACGCAATGATGAAAATGTCATTGTTTCTCAATTGCACGGAATCTTTTTGCAATTCCATAACCGACTTGCAGACGATCATTCAAATTGGAGTTTTGCTGAAATTCAGCGTCACGTACGCTGGCATTATCAGTATGTAGTACTTCACGATTTTCTACCGAAAATTACCTGTTCTGATGTATACAAAAATATCCTTCCCCACTTAAGTAATAATGGTTCAATTTTCGATTATCCTCCACGTTTACACTTCTATAAACCGCATAATGATGCTTTTATGCCCGTTGAGTTTGCGGTTGCGGCTTATCGTTTTGGACATTCAATGGTGCGCCCTATCTATCGTCTCAATACTAAGCTTACAGGTGGCAATAATCCTGATACTACCGATCCTAATGAGAAAGCACGAGGCATTGACGGACGGCAATTCATCTTTGCTGGTCTAAAAGAACGTGGACTTAATGGCTTCGACCAATTTCCAAAAGAATGGGGAATTGACTGGAATTTATTTTTCGACTTAACACAAAATAAAGATTCTCGTAAAAACAAGAATCGCACTCAGCCTGCTTACAAAATCGATTCTTCTCTAGTCAATCCGTTGGCTTTTTTACCAGAATTTTCTCAAATCAATAAGCAACCTCCACTAGATAACATCAGTAAGCTTCAGCCTCAGCCTCAGCTAGATAGACAAAATAAACCTATGATTAACAACCTTGCATTCCGTAATCTGCTTCGGGGAATGTCTATGGGTTTACCGTCAGGGCAAGATGTCGCTAGGGCAATGAGCTATCAGCCTCTTCGTGAAGAAGATATGAGGGTAGGAAAAGCCACTAATGCTGATGAGTTTAATAAACTGCCAATTCTGCGTGATATCCATAGTGACTTTATTGGCAAGGCTCCCCTCTGGTACTATATTTTGGCTGAAGCTGCCCATGATTGGCAAATAAAAGGTGGTAAGACTGAAACACCAGTTAGCCTTGGCAAAGTTGGTAGCCGGATAGTCCTGGAGACATTTGTAGGCTTGCTTTTACAAGATAGTCACTCGTTTCTGCGTCAAGCACCTACATGGACACCCCAAATTGGCAAAAAGGATAAATTCGATATGCCTGACCTGATTAAATACGCGCTGAAACTTTAG
- a CDS encoding galactose oxidase early set domain-containing protein: MPHQFDRKVPNWQSQDNQGAGLEIVDLTGTGKKDLIVFQIDNPGQLNRGLYKIGRTIDVNGVVSGGWTGWLEVPDWQSWENQGGDVAVTDLTGTGKKDLIVFQIDNAPQLNRGLYKIGRTIDVNGVVSNGWTGWLEVPDWQSWENQGGAIAVADLTGTGKKDLIVFQIDNPVGLNRGRYKIARNIDANGVVAGGWTGWFEVPNWFSFDNVGAGVAITDLDNNGKNNIIVFNVDNATTQNQGFFKIGKQIDANGNVQEWLPWYGVPSWVYWENQGAGIAVTDLTGASSHEMVVLAIDNPPNQAENQGFYQVLPLDSDPKTRGSWELLPYKSEVLPVHAALLPKGKVLFAAGSGNSGFRFNNPDLGDIAKKIYCSVVWDYAGSTSTAPKFSHPNTLRDGNGKVLDLFCGGETLLTDGRLLAAGGTLTYDVDATNRPIGKPFTGRSETMIFDSTTERWTPQVSMANGRWYPTLLTLGNGNVLIAAGLDQNGNSNRSIEIYTPDSSVGQIRTLNLPLAGFETLPAYPHLLLLQDGSVFFTGGKMDDQESNAPPYLLNITSNPIAVKTVTGLEVAKSRNQSTSVLLPPTQEQRVMIIGGAPPEGEENATDNVNIIDLSNPATAKYTPARSLLLPRVHLNVVILPDRTMFVCGGALQREGGAEGNRKITARFQSEIYDPQTDTWHLGAIAKVERMYHSVALLLPDGKVVSASGNPDKGEVDDWSPDKNEELRLEIYSPPYIFQGIRPAIGTVTEEWKYGETVDIPFTASNSIQWASLIRNGVVTHSFNTDQRLVDLTIVSQSPTSLKVTVTSNSNLAPPGWYMLFLTDINRIPSEAKWIHLD; this comes from the coding sequence ATGCCACATCAATTCGATCGTAAAGTTCCTAACTGGCAGTCTCAAGATAACCAAGGAGCAGGACTAGAAATAGTTGATCTGACTGGGACGGGAAAAAAAGATTTAATTGTCTTTCAAATTGATAACCCAGGACAACTCAATCGCGGTTTATACAAAATCGGACGGACTATTGATGTCAATGGAGTAGTTTCAGGTGGATGGACAGGTTGGCTGGAAGTTCCTGATTGGCAATCTTGGGAAAATCAAGGCGGAGATGTTGCAGTTACAGACCTAACTGGGACTGGAAAAAAAGATTTAATTGTTTTTCAAATTGATAACGCACCACAACTTAATCGTGGTCTGTACAAAATTGGACGGACTATTGATGTCAATGGAGTAGTTTCAAATGGATGGACGGGTTGGCTAGAAGTCCCTGATTGGCAATCCTGGGAAAATCAAGGTGGGGCTATTGCTGTTGCTGACCTCACGGGTACTGGTAAAAAGGATTTAATTGTTTTTCAGATAGATAATCCAGTCGGACTCAATCGCGGTCGGTATAAAATCGCGCGAAACATTGATGCTAATGGGGTTGTAGCAGGTGGTTGGACAGGTTGGTTTGAAGTTCCCAATTGGTTCTCTTTTGACAATGTTGGTGCAGGGGTAGCTATTACGGATTTGGACAATAACGGTAAGAATAACATCATTGTTTTTAACGTCGATAACGCTACCACACAAAACCAAGGGTTTTTCAAAATTGGTAAGCAAATTGATGCAAATGGCAATGTGCAGGAATGGTTGCCTTGGTATGGTGTTCCCAGTTGGGTGTATTGGGAAAATCAAGGAGCGGGAATTGCAGTGACAGACCTGACTGGTGCTTCTTCCCACGAGATGGTGGTACTGGCAATCGATAATCCCCCAAACCAAGCTGAAAACCAGGGTTTTTATCAGGTTTTACCTCTAGATAGCGATCCAAAGACAAGAGGAAGTTGGGAACTTCTGCCTTATAAATCTGAGGTTTTACCCGTCCATGCCGCACTTTTACCGAAGGGAAAAGTATTATTTGCAGCAGGATCTGGCAACAGTGGATTTCGCTTCAACAATCCTGATTTAGGCGATATCGCTAAAAAAATATATTGCAGCGTGGTCTGGGATTACGCTGGCAGTACCTCAACTGCACCAAAATTTTCTCATCCCAATACGCTCCGAGATGGAAATGGTAAGGTATTGGATCTCTTTTGTGGGGGTGAGACACTTTTAACAGATGGTAGACTACTAGCCGCAGGTGGCACCCTTACCTACGATGTTGATGCCACAAATAGGCCAATCGGTAAGCCATTTACTGGTCGCTCAGAAACGATGATTTTTGATTCGACAACCGAGCGTTGGACTCCTCAAGTGAGTATGGCAAATGGACGCTGGTATCCAACTTTGCTGACTTTGGGCAATGGTAATGTCTTAATTGCTGCTGGTTTGGATCAAAATGGTAATTCTAACCGTTCTATTGAAATCTATACACCAGATTCAAGTGTCGGTCAGATTCGCACCCTAAATCTTCCTTTGGCAGGCTTTGAAACTCTTCCTGCCTATCCACATTTGTTGCTTTTGCAAGATGGCTCAGTTTTTTTTACTGGGGGGAAAATGGATGACCAAGAATCCAATGCTCCACCATATTTGCTAAATATTACCTCAAATCCGATCGCTGTAAAGACTGTTACTGGCTTGGAAGTTGCTAAGTCTCGCAACCAATCCACCAGTGTTTTGTTACCTCCTACTCAAGAGCAACGGGTAATGATAATTGGGGGTGCCCCACCAGAGGGTGAAGAAAATGCTACGGATAATGTGAATATTATCGATCTGAGTAATCCTGCTACTGCAAAATACACCCCTGCTCGATCGCTACTTTTACCTCGCGTTCATCTCAATGTGGTGATTTTACCAGACCGAACAATGTTTGTTTGTGGCGGAGCATTGCAACGTGAGGGCGGAGCAGAAGGAAACCGCAAAATTACCGCTCGGTTTCAATCTGAAATTTACGATCCTCAAACGGATACTTGGCATTTGGGGGCGATCGCCAAGGTAGAACGAATGTATCATTCCGTTGCTTTGTTGCTACCTGACGGCAAAGTTGTATCAGCCAGTGGCAACCCAGATAAAGGAGAAGTTGATGATTGGAGTCCAGATAAAAATGAGGAGTTGAGGTTAGAAATTTATAGCCCTCCCTATATTTTCCAAGGAATTCGCCCCGCAATTGGAACTGTCACTGAAGAGTGGAAGTATGGTGAAACTGTCGATATTCCATTCACTGCTTCAAACAGTATTCAATGGGCAAGCTTGATTAGAAATGGTGTAGTAACCCACTCTTTTAATACAGATCAACGCTTAGTCGATCTCACAATTGTCTCTCAGAGTCCAACCAGTCTCAAAGTCACTGTAACCTCAAACTCTAATTTGGCTCCTCCAGGGTGGTATATGCTCTTCTTGACAGATATTAACCGTATTCCATCTGAGGCTAAGTGGATTCACCTGGACTAA
- a CDS encoding Fur family transcriptional regulator: MQRQTISTKPIRSLEDALEQCQILGMRVSRQRRFILELLWQANEHLSAREIYDRLNQQGKDIGHTSVYQNLEALSSQGIIECIERCDGRLYGNISDSHSHVNCIDTNQILDVHVELPEELIRKIEEETGVRITDYSINFIGYRNPQEE; encoded by the coding sequence ATGCAAAGACAAACAATTTCTACAAAACCAATTCGTTCTTTAGAAGATGCGCTTGAGCAGTGCCAAATTCTAGGTATGCGCGTTAGCCGTCAGCGTCGTTTTATTCTGGAATTACTTTGGCAAGCAAATGAACATCTTTCTGCTAGAGAGATTTACGATCGCTTGAACCAACAAGGTAAAGATATTGGTCATACTTCTGTTTATCAAAATTTAGAAGCATTATCCAGTCAGGGCATCATTGAGTGTATTGAACGCTGTGATGGGCGTTTGTATGGCAATATTAGTGATTCTCACAGTCATGTAAATTGTATAGATACAAATCAAATTCTTGATGTTCATGTAGAACTCCCAGAAGAGTTAATCCGCAAAATTGAAGAAGAAACAGGAGTGCGGATTACTGACTACAGTATTAACTTTATTGGCTACCGTAACCCGCAAGAGGAGTAG
- a CDS encoding pentapeptide repeat-containing protein, with the protein MNLSIRHWLAERYIAINQIRGFSAGQLAGIAYRIVQDMEIKSLMPFDICTLVEVLELPLGVVWEEISVISQLTENLLRSLSQKKPLKRNEGTWLAFQIGYLQALQAILEQEASLQKPWLDRANIPILKEEVGKLTLQDSQLQGLLKTLSPGKLTDTQAEQALSLVADSLLVQQINNAAIAWLIANGAEEPEAKLLTERLLNSLPGHLLVVVTENAAPLAQLQKFFRLGISLSPNLITPEVGSIVGEKIDLHREHYRANLIKNLSMPLLMESFALKDIYVAQKGLPIEESISEQDKKTVKPVDLKTWAQQQLADLETIALIESEPGYGKTSFCQLWAAQVAQEFYPNWMPIVIRLRDVTYGKTFIETLNSAFGVNLSTWLEQENLPCLLLLDGLDELPPSAHGIRAKAIFIQQLLNFQSQHRHKIFLTSRSTTLQEIAPEIPLPLKRIIIQPLDAEELKQWFQQWTKVQSLAIAQNFFTFLKQAGLFASRSKLKQLSVLVRQPLILHLLGILHREGLLDDELLYLAANNPKFSLLWEIHHRLSRWLLGYPLTGGIKTILLRSGLAHIHRTPEAIANLLASRHPQDLLEQMQAIALKILHSQRHQISLAEEANTLPEFYFKIRNLESAAKTSLIEFSHVKLGEYLCAKAMTTELKLLTQCQDEVYSTLTFGIDSPNGVAQHIYNLLGYGILSQEIEELAIAILRREQKHKFSFEVLFQRLLSFWRAYCQGYWLDEGIAHKALSHFHALQNPVNIEQVNAAVGLNVFLLLCACYRETKVPFWPCGNPVNLAEFNPEALSALIARTSLLHKSAFATRIKSLAGLNLSGASLLQVMLTGVNLEQTNLSNAELIGANLAGANLQQANLAGANLKQANLAGANLQQANLTGANLQQANLTGANLNSANLTNACLFDAILAETDKKLASDNDASFSQESFQKFKYSPSQQPFLSTVKIATNTDNNWNKPPAIGLIESSEGTILPEDLYDDADDETIFGNNLIGE; encoded by the coding sequence ATGAACTTGAGTATTCGGCACTGGTTGGCGGAACGCTATATCGCAATCAATCAAATTAGAGGATTTTCGGCGGGACAATTGGCAGGTATTGCCTACCGGATTGTTCAGGATATGGAAATCAAAAGCCTAATGCCTTTTGATATCTGTACCTTGGTAGAGGTCTTAGAACTGCCCTTAGGGGTTGTTTGGGAAGAAATCAGTGTCATTTCCCAGTTGACAGAAAACCTGTTGCGTAGCCTCAGCCAAAAAAAACCGTTAAAACGTAACGAAGGCACATGGCTGGCGTTTCAAATTGGCTATCTCCAGGCTTTGCAAGCAATTTTAGAGCAGGAAGCAAGCTTGCAAAAACCGTGGCTAGACCGGGCAAATATACCTATCCTGAAGGAGGAAGTGGGTAAACTCACCCTCCAAGATTCACAACTGCAAGGGTTACTAAAAACTCTCAGTCCAGGTAAATTAACTGACACTCAAGCTGAACAAGCGCTGTCTTTGGTTGCTGACTCATTACTGGTGCAACAAATAAATAACGCTGCTATAGCTTGGTTAATTGCCAATGGTGCAGAGGAACCTGAAGCTAAACTCCTAACAGAGCGTTTGCTCAACTCACTTCCTGGTCACTTACTGGTAGTCGTTACCGAAAATGCTGCACCTTTAGCTCAACTGCAAAAATTTTTTCGTTTAGGAATTTCATTATCTCCCAATTTGATCACCCCAGAAGTAGGTTCTATAGTCGGTGAGAAAATTGATTTGCACCGAGAACATTATCGGGCAAATTTGATTAAAAACCTTAGTATGCCGTTGCTCATGGAATCCTTTGCCCTCAAGGATATCTATGTTGCACAAAAAGGCTTACCAATAGAGGAAAGTATTTCTGAGCAGGATAAAAAAACTGTTAAGCCAGTTGATTTAAAAACATGGGCGCAGCAACAGCTAGCTGATTTAGAAACGATCGCTCTTATTGAATCGGAACCTGGTTATGGAAAAACTAGTTTTTGTCAACTTTGGGCAGCACAGGTAGCACAGGAATTTTACCCTAATTGGATGCCTATAGTAATTAGGTTACGAGATGTAACTTATGGCAAAACTTTCATCGAAACCCTAAATTCTGCCTTTGGGGTTAATCTTTCCACTTGGTTAGAGCAAGAAAATCTCCCTTGTTTGTTGCTGCTGGATGGTTTGGATGAACTGCCCCCTTCTGCTCATGGTATAAGGGCAAAAGCAATTTTTATTCAGCAATTACTGAACTTTCAATCTCAGCATAGACACAAAATTTTCTTAACGAGTCGATCAACGACATTACAAGAAATTGCCCCAGAGATACCATTGCCATTGAAGCGAATTATCATTCAGCCGTTGGATGCAGAGGAACTAAAACAATGGTTTCAGCAATGGACAAAAGTACAATCATTAGCGATCGCTCAAAATTTCTTTACATTCTTAAAACAGGCAGGGTTATTTGCCAGTCGATCAAAGTTAAAACAATTATCTGTCCTTGTCCGTCAACCCCTGATACTGCATTTGTTGGGCATTTTACACCGAGAGGGACTACTAGATGATGAGCTATTATACTTAGCTGCTAATAACCCAAAGTTTTCTTTGTTATGGGAAATTCATCATCGCCTGAGTCGATGGTTGTTGGGCTATCCGCTAACTGGCGGGATTAAGACGATTCTACTACGCTCAGGATTGGCTCATATCCATCGAACTCCAGAAGCGATCGCTAATTTACTCGCTAGTCGTCATCCCCAAGATTTACTTGAACAAATGCAAGCGATCGCTCTAAAAATTTTACACTCACAACGTCATCAAATTAGTTTGGCTGAGGAAGCAAATACTCTACCAGAGTTTTATTTTAAAATTCGGAATTTAGAAAGCGCAGCAAAAACTAGTTTAATTGAGTTTTCGCATGTCAAGTTAGGAGAATATCTTTGTGCTAAAGCTATGACTACTGAGTTGAAATTGTTGACTCAGTGCCAAGATGAGGTTTATAGCACGCTCACTTTTGGGATTGATTCTCCTAATGGTGTAGCCCAGCATATTTACAATTTACTGGGTTACGGGATACTTAGCCAAGAAATTGAGGAATTGGCGATCGCAATTTTACGCCGGGAGCAAAAGCACAAGTTTTCCTTTGAGGTTTTGTTCCAACGGCTTTTGTCTTTCTGGCGGGCTTACTGTCAAGGCTATTGGTTGGATGAAGGGATAGCCCACAAAGCTTTGAGTCATTTTCACGCACTGCAAAACCCGGTGAATATTGAGCAGGTGAATGCTGCTGTGGGACTGAATGTATTTTTATTGCTTTGTGCTTGCTACCGAGAAACAAAAGTTCCCTTTTGGCCTTGTGGGAATCCAGTCAATTTAGCAGAATTCAATCCAGAGGCTTTAAGTGCGTTGATTGCTAGAACAAGCCTTTTACATAAGAGTGCCTTCGCAACCCGAATTAAGTCTTTGGCTGGACTCAATTTATCAGGAGCCTCTTTGTTACAAGTAATGCTAACTGGGGTAAATCTTGAGCAGACAAACTTATCCAATGCGGAGTTAATCGGGGCGAATTTGGCAGGAGCGAATTTGCAACAGGCAAACCTCGCAGGCGCAAACCTTAAACAGGCAAATCTTGCAGGCGCAAACCTTCAACAAGCAAATCTTACAGGCGCAAACCTTCAACAAGCAAATCTTACAGGCGCAAATCTTAATTCTGCCAATCTCACTAACGCCTGCTTATTTGATGCCATTCTCGCTGAGACTGACAAAAAATTAGCCAGTGATAATGATGCTTCCTTCTCCCAAGAGTCGTTTCAAAAATTTAAGTATTCGCCATCGCAACAGCCTTTCTTAAGTACCGTCAAAATTGCAACAAACACAGATAATAATTGGAACAAACCCCCTGCGATCGGACTCATTGAAAGCTCTGAAGGCACAATTTTACCAGAAGATTTATATGATGATGCCGATGATGAGACAATTTTTGGTAATAATTTGATTGGGGAATAG
- a CDS encoding DUF3685 domain-containing protein — MSDRPLKLLLIDQDPIFRLGLRVALEPIPNLEVTGVVETDTAALQILAEIAQEDPNQVNLVVLEFGNGRSTTSQQLGLQFSRQLKALYPNLPILLLSSIQEQGLLLAAKSVGINGYCPKGTPLPELVTAMQEVANGGSYWFQDTEVIITPNSSLLTSKSPLPTPHSPLPFSKLRNNLRLSGIAHIEATLAAVTAQLQVPGLPVLDRAILAGQRRELLAARWLLNRLLVSSQEKQEEDIPVADEPSITPWLSNAIQQRQMPPLLSPGTLQSALFASCITKLQFPLRNVTDIPLEIDIFREDKKRELLYLILQKLAEQLDELRASQIDINQLYEVKSSLLCELWETAITDFFGKFSRIKLENQNIEIVNYLLPNIEVVQRDILNKIPLACELYSYLMFQTELNINNTSYPVISAEAKSQALMILENLLIQVANGVVQPLLNSLADVEVIKQNFYGQHLISTREIERFRNDLSWKYRLRNYINEPKAVFESRYELFVIAPRGIANTSVYAPRNQELVKLSSIPLVVTLVLEFSDAIAPRLKSLLAVVGSGIVFILTQIIGRGLGLIGRGILQGIGNASLIEKNFRRNSDRFK; from the coding sequence ATGAGCGATCGCCCTCTAAAATTATTATTAATCGACCAAGATCCAATTTTTCGTCTGGGGTTACGGGTAGCTCTAGAACCAATTCCTAACCTAGAAGTAACAGGAGTGGTAGAAACTGATACTGCCGCCTTGCAGATTTTAGCAGAAATTGCCCAAGAAGACCCAAATCAGGTAAATCTGGTAGTTTTGGAATTCGGTAATGGTCGCTCTACCACCAGTCAACAGCTAGGTTTACAATTCTCTCGGCAACTCAAAGCCTTATATCCCAACCTGCCAATTTTGCTTCTCAGTTCTATTCAAGAACAAGGACTGCTATTGGCTGCGAAATCTGTTGGTATTAATGGCTACTGCCCCAAAGGTACACCACTTCCTGAATTAGTCACCGCCATGCAAGAAGTTGCAAATGGTGGTTCCTATTGGTTTCAAGACACAGAAGTAATAATAACTCCTAACTCCTCACTCCTAACTTCTAAATCCCCACTCCCCACTCCCCACTCCCCACTCCCTTTTTCTAAACTCCGAAATAATTTACGTTTGTCAGGAATTGCTCACATTGAAGCTACTCTAGCCGCAGTAACAGCACAATTACAAGTTCCCGGACTACCAGTATTAGATCGAGCAATTCTAGCTGGACAGAGGCGAGAACTACTAGCGGCTCGTTGGTTGCTAAATCGGTTGTTGGTTTCATCACAAGAAAAGCAAGAGGAAGATATTCCCGTTGCTGATGAGCCGTCTATAACTCCTTGGTTAAGTAATGCCATTCAACAAAGGCAAATGCCACCTTTACTTAGTCCGGGAACACTACAATCTGCCTTATTTGCATCTTGTATTACCAAACTTCAATTTCCTTTACGAAATGTCACAGATATACCTTTAGAAATCGACATATTTCGTGAAGATAAAAAACGAGAATTACTTTATCTTATCCTGCAAAAACTAGCTGAACAGTTGGATGAATTACGTGCTTCTCAAATAGATATAAATCAATTATATGAGGTCAAAAGTAGCTTATTATGCGAGTTATGGGAAACAGCAATTACGGATTTTTTTGGAAAGTTTTCTCGGATAAAATTAGAAAATCAAAACATAGAAATTGTTAATTACTTATTGCCAAATATAGAAGTTGTGCAAAGAGATATTCTTAATAAAATTCCGTTAGCTTGCGAGTTATATTCCTATCTAATGTTTCAAACAGAATTGAACATTAATAATACCTCCTATCCAGTAATCAGTGCTGAAGCTAAGTCTCAAGCATTAATGATTTTAGAGAACTTGTTGATTCAGGTAGCGAATGGGGTAGTGCAACCATTGCTAAATTCTTTAGCAGATGTAGAGGTGATTAAACAAAACTTTTATGGACAGCACTTGATTTCCACAAGAGAGATTGAACGATTTAGAAATGATTTGTCGTGGAAATATAGATTAAGAAATTATATAAATGAGCCAAAAGCTGTTTTTGAAAGTCGTTATGAACTATTTGTAATTGCGCCTCGTGGTATTGCAAATACATCAGTTTATGCTCCTCGAAATCAGGAGTTAGTAAAACTTTCTAGTATTCCTTTAGTAGTGACATTAGTTTTAGAATTTAGTGATGCGATCGCACCGCGTTTAAAATCACTATTAGCTGTTGTAGGTAGCGGTATAGTCTTCATTCTCACCCAAATAATTGGTAGAGGTTTAGGTTTAATCGGTCGTGGTATTCTTCAAGGTATTGGTAATGCTTCGTTAATAGAAAAGAATTTTAGACGAAATAGTGATCGATTCAAGTGA